One Methylophilus sp. TWE2 DNA segment encodes these proteins:
- a CDS encoding EAL domain-containing protein — protein sequence MASLQPLLSSRWIAALILFCALQASFLLWLSERHHAEALQAVKFKQYTLSASESVQQRLNAYRQILKGVEQLYISSQFVSAEEFRLYVEDFTQSTEYNSLNALGFIKYIHLHHPETFNDLEVPVQKLLKQLEFVKGENEVAPVLYVEPRNDANREVLLKNAFLDAQLRADLLEAGDGDRLVMSRHSAVSRDIQPYKNYIFNAPVYRGKAEANTVDRRSRLNGWVFLRFDVNTMLAEALHPVEQRLIHFDVFDMGEEEGQVPLYHSGGDDGANAHDNAAAWSSVYTLNVNGQVWRLQARSTAAFESATDYQDANDRGILGVVVSLLLAGLVQFAVMRHRTRHTLEQYSQALSSSEQRWKLAMESTGDGVWDWNVTEAKVVFSERWQKLLGFSSQELAHNPATWHQRIHADDAGAVTELQQQVLEGERDQYAVEYRLLCHDGSWKWVFDRGRVLMHDEHGKPTRILGTLADISKIKQSEEVVWQYANVDTLTGLPNRRLFFDRLDQALQAIKVTNQKLAIVFLDLDRFKEVNDAQGHDQGDKLLLQAGKRLAGCVGNKDLVARLGGDEFVLMLSEATASYVEALAQRVIDALSQPFQLDETHAYVSASLGIAIFPDDAANKEDLMKRVDQAMYASKQKGGNCFTYFTPRMQQNAEQRMRLSHDLRQAISNEEFFLEYQPVVNLQTNLVVKAEALLRWQHPVKGLIPPMDFVSIAEDNLLIVPIGEWVFHTAIEQCRQWRQSLHPMFQMAINKSPVQFATEYRKQDDWLSKVSNGYYEGNMVVVEITERLLLDGNSQISERLSQYQQAGVQVALDDFGTGYSALSYLKKFPIDYVKIDRSFVRELGVSGEDEALCRAIIVMAHSLGMQVIAEGIENQSQLTLLQEMGCDFGQGYYFSPPLRPDAFIRWHQAWHQKSGVLSRRR from the coding sequence CGCCGAAGCATTGCAGGCTGTTAAATTCAAGCAGTACACATTGTCTGCTTCCGAGAGTGTGCAGCAACGCCTGAATGCCTATCGGCAAATTCTCAAGGGCGTAGAGCAGCTCTATATTTCCTCCCAGTTTGTATCGGCTGAAGAGTTCAGGCTGTATGTTGAAGACTTTACCCAGAGTACTGAATACAACAGCCTGAATGCCCTCGGTTTTATCAAGTATATCCACTTGCATCATCCGGAAACGTTTAATGATCTGGAGGTGCCCGTCCAAAAATTGCTCAAGCAGCTGGAGTTTGTCAAAGGTGAGAATGAGGTCGCCCCTGTGCTGTATGTGGAGCCTAGGAACGATGCCAATCGCGAGGTCTTGCTAAAAAACGCTTTTCTGGATGCGCAGTTGCGTGCTGATTTGCTGGAGGCGGGCGATGGCGACCGCTTGGTTATGTCACGGCATTCCGCGGTTAGCCGTGATATCCAACCTTATAAGAATTATATTTTTAATGCCCCAGTGTATCGTGGCAAGGCTGAAGCAAACACAGTGGACAGGCGTAGTCGCCTGAATGGCTGGGTCTTTTTGCGGTTTGACGTGAATACCATGCTGGCGGAGGCTTTGCATCCAGTCGAGCAACGGTTGATACATTTTGATGTATTCGACATGGGAGAAGAAGAGGGGCAGGTGCCTTTGTATCACAGTGGTGGAGATGATGGCGCAAATGCCCACGACAACGCGGCGGCATGGTCCAGTGTGTATACCTTGAATGTGAATGGCCAGGTATGGCGTTTGCAGGCACGTTCGACCGCAGCATTTGAGTCGGCCACTGATTATCAGGATGCCAATGATAGGGGTATTTTAGGGGTGGTGGTGAGCCTGTTGCTGGCTGGACTGGTTCAATTCGCTGTCATGCGTCATCGCACACGCCATACGCTTGAACAATATAGCCAGGCCCTTAGCAGCAGTGAGCAGCGCTGGAAACTGGCCATGGAAAGTACGGGAGATGGTGTGTGGGACTGGAATGTTACCGAGGCCAAGGTGGTGTTTTCAGAGCGCTGGCAAAAGCTGCTCGGTTTTTCGTCTCAGGAGCTTGCGCACAACCCGGCTACCTGGCATCAACGTATTCATGCGGATGATGCTGGCGCGGTCACCGAATTGCAACAGCAGGTGCTTGAGGGGGAGCGTGATCAATACGCGGTGGAATATCGGCTGCTATGCCATGACGGCAGCTGGAAATGGGTATTTGACCGTGGCAGGGTATTGATGCATGACGAACACGGTAAGCCAACACGCATCCTGGGCACGCTGGCGGATATTTCAAAGATCAAGCAATCGGAGGAAGTGGTTTGGCAGTATGCCAACGTGGATACCTTGACGGGTCTGCCTAATCGGCGCCTGTTTTTTGACCGCCTGGATCAGGCGTTGCAAGCAATTAAAGTGACTAACCAGAAACTGGCCATTGTATTTCTTGATCTGGATCGTTTTAAAGAGGTCAACGATGCCCAAGGACATGACCAGGGTGACAAATTGCTTTTACAGGCCGGTAAACGCCTGGCAGGGTGTGTGGGTAACAAGGATCTGGTCGCAAGATTGGGGGGGGACGAGTTTGTACTCATGCTCAGTGAGGCGACGGCGAGTTATGTTGAGGCACTGGCACAGCGGGTGATTGATGCCTTGTCCCAGCCTTTCCAGTTGGATGAGACACATGCCTATGTGTCTGCCAGCCTGGGGATTGCGATCTTCCCGGACGATGCCGCAAACAAGGAAGACCTGATGAAACGGGTAGACCAGGCCATGTATGCTTCCAAGCAAAAAGGCGGTAATTGTTTTACCTACTTTACCCCGCGTATGCAGCAGAATGCAGAGCAGCGCATGCGCCTGTCACATGATTTGCGCCAGGCAATCAGCAACGAGGAGTTTTTCCTTGAATATCAGCCGGTAGTGAATTTACAGACCAACCTGGTGGTGAAGGCAGAGGCATTGCTGCGTTGGCAGCATCCGGTCAAAGGCCTGATTCCACCGATGGATTTTGTTTCCATTGCCGAAGATAACTTACTCATTGTCCCCATCGGTGAATGGGTGTTCCACACAGCAATTGAACAATGCCGGCAGTGGCGCCAGTCATTGCATCCCATGTTCCAGATGGCCATCAATAAATCGCCGGTGCAATTCGCCACCGAATATAGAAAGCAGGATGACTGGTTATCCAAAGTATCTAATGGCTACTATGAAGGTAATATGGTGGTGGTGGAAATCACCGAGCGCTTATTGCTGGATGGCAATAGCCAAATTAGTGAACGCTTGAGCCAATATCAGCAGGCGGGGGTGCAGGTTGCGCTGGACGACTTTGGCACGGGTTATTCTGCTTTGTCTTACCTCAAAAAATTCCCGATTGATTACGTCAAGATTGACCGTTCATTTGTGCGGGAGTTGGGCGTTTCTGGTGAAGATGAGGCATTGTGTCGCGCCATTATTGTCATGGCGCATAGTCTTGGCATGCAGGTGA